Proteins found in one Muntiacus reevesi chromosome 2, mMunRee1.1, whole genome shotgun sequence genomic segment:
- the SLC29A4 gene encoding equilibrative nucleoside transporter 4: MGSVGSQRPREASVASTPHGSMVMSFSFDGSHLEEAVAGATQAQGGRTRGIPIFTDSEEPVPDDRYHAIYFAMLLAGVGFLLPYNSFITDVDYLHHKYPGTSIVFDMSLTYILVALVAVLLNNALVERLSLHTRITAGYLLALGPLLFISICDVWLQLFSRDQAYAINLAAVGTVAFGCTVQQSSFYGYTGMLPKRYTQGVMTGESTAGVMVSLSRILTKLLLPDERAGTLIFFLVSAGLELLCFLLHLLVRGSRFVLYHTARPRHCRPSRRAGYRVHHDVAAEDVHFEHQGPALANGGSPKDSPAHEVTGGGAYTRFDVPQPRIRRSWPSFRALLLHRYVVARVIWADMLSIAVTYFITLCLFPGLESEIRHCILGEWLPILLMAVFNLSDFVGKILAALPMDWRGTHLLACSCLRVVFIPLFILCVYPSGTPALRHPAWPCVLSLLMGISNGYFGSVPMILAAGKVGPKQRELAGNTMTVSYMTGLTLGSAVAYCTYSLTRDAHRSCLHPSATNASFPTGL; encoded by the exons ATGGGCTCGGTGGGCAGCCAGCGCCCCCGGGAGGCCAGCGTGGCGAGCACGCCGCACGGGAGCATGGTGATGAGCTTCAGCTTTGACGGCAGCCACCTGGAGGAGGCGGTGGCCGGGGCCACGCAGGCCCAGGGCGGTAGGACCAGGGGCATCCCGATTTTCACAGACTCTG AGGAGCCGGTGCCTGACGACCGCTACCACGCCATCTACTTCGCGATGCTGCTGGCCGGCGTGGGCTTCCTGCTGCCCTACAACAGCTTCATCACCGACGTGGATTACCTGCACCACAAGTACCCAG GAACCTCGATTGTGTTTGACATGAGCCTCACCTACATCCTCGTGGCGCTGGTGGCCGTGCTCCTGAACAACGCCCTGGTGGAGAGACTGAGCCTGCACACGAGGATCACCGCGG GTTACCTCTTAGCCCTGGGCCCCCTCCTCTTTATCAGCATCTGCGACGTTTGGCTGCAGCTCTTCTCCAGGGACCAGGCTTACGCCATCAACCTGGCCGCTGTGGGCACAGTGGCCTTCGGCTGCACAG tgcAGCAATCCAGCTTCTACGGGTACACAGGGATGCTGCCCAAGAGGTACACGCAGGGGGTGATGACAGGAGAGA GCACGGCGGGAGTGATGGTCTCTCTGAGCCGCATCCTCACCAAGCTGCTGCTGCCAGACGAGAGGGCCGGCACGCTCATCTTCTTCCTGGTCTCCGCGGGCCTGGAGCTGCTCTGCTTCCTGCTGCACCTGCTGGTGCGGGGCAGCCGCTTCGTGCTCTACCACACGGCGCGGCCCCGCCACTGCCGCCCGAGCCGCAGGGCCGGCTACCGCGTGCACCACGACGTAGCCGCCGAGGACGTGCACTTT GAGCACCAGGGCCCAGCGCTGGCCAACGGCGGGTCCCCGAAGGACAGCCCGGCCCACGAGGTGACGGGCGGGGGCGCCTACACGCGCTTCGACGTGCCTCAGCCAAGGATCAGGCGCAGCTGGCCCTCCTTCCGAG CCCTGCTCCTGCACCGCTATGTGGTGGCCCGCGTCATCTGGGCGGACATGCTCTCCATCGCCGTGACCTACTTCATCACGCTGTGCCTGTTCCCGGGTCTCGAGTCCGAGATCCGCCACTGCATCCTGGGCGAGTGGCTGCCCATCCTCCTGATGGCCGTGTTCAACCTCTCCGACTTCGTGGGCAAG ATCCTGGCGGCACTGCCCATGGACTGGCGGGGCACCCACCTGCTGGCCTGCTCCTGCCTCCGCGTGGTCTTCATCCCCCTCTTCATCCTGTGCGTCTACCCCAGCGGCACACCTGCCCTCCGCCACCCGGCCTGGCCCTGCGTCCTCTCCCTCCTCATGGGCATCAGCAATGGCTACTTCGGCAGCGTGCCCATGATCCTGGCGGCGGGCAAAGTGGGCCCCAAGCAGCGGGAGCTGGCAG GGAACACCATGACCGTGTCCTACATGACGGGACTGACGCTGGGCTCGGCCGTGGCCTACTGCACCTACAGCCTCACGCGGGACGCCCACCGGAGCTGCCTGCACCCCTCCGCCACCAACGCCTCCTTCCCCACCGGCCTCTGA